A genomic window from Daphnia carinata strain CSIRO-1 chromosome 9, CSIRO_AGI_Dcar_HiC_V3, whole genome shotgun sequence includes:
- the LOC130689195 gene encoding rab11 family-interacting protein 4-like isoform X2 → MEAQLCELQHQLNNHKNNDVDMVHQQLLRRVFQMCDVQRRGHISIDDLLELGQSYLGQDTKDLADALRSLDPLGDGTLTFDEFCRGVGSIIQQSPAEGATSRDLTSSSSSSSPTKRSRTLIDWSELTMPLATDAGDHSTATEAAHLIVNDEDILLASVDGSAAGKRRNSSSDDVDSGYSKSSTPTDSAPTTGSVSGCSSMSEREISFEGYGEADHSIENGAPSDADANPVAPMIGSRASWMNGMLRNSLRRSDYNSPSKRGVGLAAGSNALASQLYSKNVNNTSSRSSNGGDNEDFCSDASLEDDVVDLGHKVQILQQQITALADTQFSSDDRYSRSKQENAALTARLQMLEESLRDVELRAAQQLTEEQRRNKELIVRVEREKQLEIENCTIKLQAAEREVELTREECARLRGQTERLRGERSALQQRLCEAETSLLEGQEELRRMGDLVKRERETWALENANGKQLAAELSREVDLLRTAQQHNQHYNDSGEVTPSAARVRELENEIKALKQQNSSLREANDELQAQLFSRGLEEGRTLLSEHLTCNSLAAEFEVMSQDDIRTALREQQEVNAQLRSYIEGILLTIVENQPSLLERKPPQ, encoded by the exons ATGGAGGCTCAGCTGTGCgagctccagcaccagctcaaTAATCACAAGAATAACGACGTCGATATGGTTCATCAGCAATTGCTACGTCGCGTCTTTCAAATGTGCGACGTCCAACGCAGAGGTCACATCTCAATTGATGATCTACTCGAACTCGGACAATCTTATCTCGGACAGGATACTAAG GACTTGGCGGATGCTCTACGCTCCCTAGATCCGCTTGGTGATGGCACGCTGACATTCGATGAATTCTGCAGAGGCGTCGGATCCATCATACAGCAATCACCTGCag AAGGCGCAACCTCACGAGACCTGACatcatcctcttcttcctcctctccaacg AAACGGAGCCGGACGCTGATCGATTGGAGCGAATTGACCATGCCATTGGCGACGGACGCGGGCGACCATTCGACGGCGACAGAAGCGGCTCATCTCATTGTCAACGACGAAGACATCCTGCTGGCCTCGGTCGACGGAAGCGCGGCCGGCAAGAGACGGAATTCCTCCTCGGACGACGTCGATTCCGGTTACAGCAAGAGCAGCACCCCGACAGACTCTGCGCCGACGACGGGCAGCGTTAG TGGCTGTTCCAGCATGTCTGAGAGGGAAATCAGCTTCGAAGGCTACGGCGAGGCGGACCATTCGATCGAGAACGGTGCGCCTAGCGACGCCGACGCCAA TCCAGTAGCTCCGATGATTGGGAGCCGGGCCAGCTGGATGAATGGAATGCTGCGGAACAGTTTGCGGCGATCCGATTACAACAG TCCCAGTAAACGAGGCGTTGGTCTAGCAGCCGGTTCGAACGCCCTGGCGAGTCAATTGTATAGCAAGAACGTCAACAACACGTCGAGTCGCAGCTCCAACGGCGGCGACAACGAAGATTTCTGCTCGGACGCCAGTCTCGAAGACGACGTCGTCGATCTCGGCCACAAG GTTCAAATTCTACAGCAGCAAATTACCGCCCTGGCCGACACGCAGTTCAGCAGCGATGACCGATACAGCCGCAGCAAGCAGGAGAACGCCGCCCTCACCGCTAG gttgcagatgcTGGAGGAGAGCTTGCGCGACGTCGAACTGCGAGCCGCCCAGCAACTCACAGAAGAGCAACGACGGAACAAGGAACTGATCGTGCGCGTCGAGCGTGAGAAGCAGCTGGAAATCGAGAACTGCACCATCAa GTTGCAAGCGGCCGAAAGAGAAGTGGAGCTAACTCGGGAAGAGTGCGCCAGACTGCGCGGGCAGACGGAGCGATTGCGCGGCGAGCGCTCTGCCCTCCAGCAGCGGCTCTGCGAAGCGGAAACGAGTCTGCTGGAAGGGCAGGAAGAGCTGAGACGAATGGGCGATTTGGTGAAACGCGAGCGCGAGACATGGGCCCTGGAGAACGCAAATGGCAAGCAACTGGCGGCCGAGCTTTCGCGTGAGGTCGACTTGCTTCGCACCGCCCAACAACACAACCAGCACTACAACGACAGTGGCGAAGTGACACCCAGTGCTGCCCGTGTCCGCGAACTGGAGAACGAAATCAAAGCGCTCAAACAGCAGAACAGCA GTCTTCGCGAAGCGAACGACGAACTTCAGGCGCAACTTTTCTCGCGCGGATTGGAAGAAGGCCGGACGTTGTTGAGTGAACATTTAACTTGCAACAGCCTGGCGGCTGAGTTCGAAGTCATGAGTCAAGATGAT ATCCGGACGGCTCTGCGCGAACAGCAGGAAGTCAACGCCCAGCTGCGCTCCTACATTGAAGGCATCCTCTTGACGATCGTCGAGAACCAGCCGTCTCTTCTCGAGCGGAAACCCCCGCAGTGA
- the LOC130689214 gene encoding uncharacterized protein LOC130689214, whose amino-acid sequence MCHRDHMAFEAIKNRKNALILCVLLFFATAFFCLQYVGIRTVGTAASRPCQTAVFDWRTLNVDEMAPEDMMNYFLWPNRTSCRLVHDFGGHMKRKPSGLDGQKAVCLSPKQVAPPPGECLVYSFGINNEWSFDDHMERYGCQIYAFDPSMKANDHDRSPAIHFLKLGLHSRDWTNKKGWRLRSLTSIYNMLKKRHGERVIDYLKIDIELDEWEVIPQIIKSGMLAKIRQLAIEIHLPIKDSPKQMRDRVRFIRSLEEAGMVRFDSKMNPWFGGTFKLLGLSGPRGYEIAWYNSKFLNGKWS is encoded by the coding sequence ATGTGTCACCGTGATCACATGGCGTTCGAAGccataaaaaatagaaaaaatgcgCTAATTTTatgtgttttgcttttttttgcaACGGCCTTCTTCTGTTTGCAGTACGTCGGCATTCGAACTGTTGGGACGGCAGCCAGCAGACCGTGCCAGACCGCCGTCTTTGATTGGCGGACTCTTAACGTGGACGAAATGGCACCGGAGGACATGATGAACTATTTCCTGTGGCCCAATCGAACGTCTTGTCGTCTCGTACATGATTTTGGCGGACACATGAAACGCAAACCATCGGGACTAGACGGCCAGAAAGCCGTGTGTCTCAGTCCCAAGCAAGTGGCGCCTCCTCCTGGTGAATGCCTGGTTTACTCCTTCGGTATCAATAACGAATGGTCTTTCGACGATCATATGGAACGCTACGGCTGTCAAATTTACGCGTTCGATCCGTCAATGAAAGCGAACGACCACGATCGCAGTCCAGCCATTCATTTCCTGAAACTGGGGCTTCATAGCCGAGACTGGACCAACAAAAAAGGATGGCGACTCCGCTCGCTCACATCCATCTACAACATGCTGAAGAAGCGACATGGTGAAAGGGTCATCGACTATCTAAAGATAGACATCGAGTTGGACGAGTGGGAAGTCATTCCTCAGATAATCAAATCGGGGATGTTGGCCAAAATTCGTCAGCTGGCCATAGAGATCCATTTGCCTATCAAGGATTCTCCGAAGCAGATGCGCGATCGTGTTCGCTTCATCCGCTCACTCGAGGAAGCGGGCATGGTGCGTTTCGATTCCAAGATGAATCCTTGGTTCGGCGGTACGTTCAAGCTGCTCGGTTTGTCAGGCCCACGGGGCTATGAAATCGCTTGGTACAACAGCAAATTTCTGAACGGCAAATGGTCATAG
- the LOC130689195 gene encoding rab11 family-interacting protein 4-like isoform X3: MPLATDAGDHSTATEAAHLIVNDEDILLASVDGSAAGKRRNSSSDDVDSGYSKSSTPTDSAPTTGSVSGCSSMSEREISFEGYGEADHSIENGAPSDADANPVAPMIGSRASWMNGMLRNSLRRSDYNSHGDGAFSRRYGSLRLPSKRGVGLAAGSNALASQLYSKNVNNTSSRSSNGGDNEDFCSDASLEDDVVDLGHKVQILQQQITALADTQFSSDDRYSRSKQENAALTARLQMLEESLRDVELRAAQQLTEEQRRNKELIVRVEREKQLEIENCTIKLQAAEREVELTREECARLRGQTERLRGERSALQQRLCEAETSLLEGQEELRRMGDLVKRERETWALENANGKQLAAELSREVDLLRTAQQHNQHYNDSGEVTPSAARVRELENEIKALKQQNSSLREANDELQAQLFSRGLEEGRTLLSEHLTCNSLAAEFEVMSQDDIRTALREQQEVNAQLRSYIEGILLTIVENQPSLLERKPPQ, translated from the exons ATGCCATTGGCGACGGACGCGGGCGACCATTCGACGGCGACAGAAGCGGCTCATCTCATTGTCAACGACGAAGACATCCTGCTGGCCTCGGTCGACGGAAGCGCGGCCGGCAAGAGACGGAATTCCTCCTCGGACGACGTCGATTCCGGTTACAGCAAGAGCAGCACCCCGACAGACTCTGCGCCGACGACGGGCAGCGTTAG TGGCTGTTCCAGCATGTCTGAGAGGGAAATCAGCTTCGAAGGCTACGGCGAGGCGGACCATTCGATCGAGAACGGTGCGCCTAGCGACGCCGACGCCAA TCCAGTAGCTCCGATGATTGGGAGCCGGGCCAGCTGGATGAATGGAATGCTGCGGAACAGTTTGCGGCGATCCGATTACAACAG TCATGGCGATGGCGCTTTCAGTCGACGCTACGGATCTTTACGCCT TCCCAGTAAACGAGGCGTTGGTCTAGCAGCCGGTTCGAACGCCCTGGCGAGTCAATTGTATAGCAAGAACGTCAACAACACGTCGAGTCGCAGCTCCAACGGCGGCGACAACGAAGATTTCTGCTCGGACGCCAGTCTCGAAGACGACGTCGTCGATCTCGGCCACAAG GTTCAAATTCTACAGCAGCAAATTACCGCCCTGGCCGACACGCAGTTCAGCAGCGATGACCGATACAGCCGCAGCAAGCAGGAGAACGCCGCCCTCACCGCTAG gttgcagatgcTGGAGGAGAGCTTGCGCGACGTCGAACTGCGAGCCGCCCAGCAACTCACAGAAGAGCAACGACGGAACAAGGAACTGATCGTGCGCGTCGAGCGTGAGAAGCAGCTGGAAATCGAGAACTGCACCATCAa GTTGCAAGCGGCCGAAAGAGAAGTGGAGCTAACTCGGGAAGAGTGCGCCAGACTGCGCGGGCAGACGGAGCGATTGCGCGGCGAGCGCTCTGCCCTCCAGCAGCGGCTCTGCGAAGCGGAAACGAGTCTGCTGGAAGGGCAGGAAGAGCTGAGACGAATGGGCGATTTGGTGAAACGCGAGCGCGAGACATGGGCCCTGGAGAACGCAAATGGCAAGCAACTGGCGGCCGAGCTTTCGCGTGAGGTCGACTTGCTTCGCACCGCCCAACAACACAACCAGCACTACAACGACAGTGGCGAAGTGACACCCAGTGCTGCCCGTGTCCGCGAACTGGAGAACGAAATCAAAGCGCTCAAACAGCAGAACAGCA GTCTTCGCGAAGCGAACGACGAACTTCAGGCGCAACTTTTCTCGCGCGGATTGGAAGAAGGCCGGACGTTGTTGAGTGAACATTTAACTTGCAACAGCCTGGCGGCTGAGTTCGAAGTCATGAGTCAAGATGAT ATCCGGACGGCTCTGCGCGAACAGCAGGAAGTCAACGCCCAGCTGCGCTCCTACATTGAAGGCATCCTCTTGACGATCGTCGAGAACCAGCCGTCTCTTCTCGAGCGGAAACCCCCGCAGTGA
- the LOC130689210 gene encoding bestrophin-2-like, with amino-acid sequence MRKKNNMTTGASIYPDEMDHGATSNHMGIGRMLIMWRRSVYKVVYQELIVFLLLFDILSVVYRFVLNDDQKKYFEQSKAFFQSYIDHLSVPFLLGFYVTTVAGRWWQQYLTIPWPDRLMLAIQIYITGDQESVRELRQGLVRRSLLMLVLLLRSISPAVRRRYPTLQSLVLDGVMTRKEKQSFESIAPVVNLFWVPATWFAAALQNAVSDGTLTNESGTKLIMEEFLEFRANCGALWSYNWVSIPMIYTQVCTLSTYSYFIACLVARQYTGPSYQSLQDIDIVLPIGTAMELVCYVGLLKVAEQIKNPFGDSDEDFDLNFLITRHLRTVHLGLGYVDVTCPSLTAANSGQAASNGADDILQLIPGQLLQNEQHASKLMNH; translated from the exons ACAACATGACGACTGGAGCCTCTATCTACCCAGACGAAATGGATCATGGCGCCACATCAAATCATATGGGCATCGGTCGCATGTTGATTATGTGGCGACGTTCAGTTTACAAAGTCGTTTATCAAGAACTTATCGTCTTTCTTCTACTCTTCGATATTCTCAGCGTCGTCTACAGATTCGTACTCAACGACGATCAAAAAAA ATATTTCGAGCAATCGAAAGCATTTTTTCAGTCGTACATTGATCACTTATCTGTGCCATTTCTACTTGGTTTTTACGTCACCACGGTAGCCGGTCGATGGTGGCAGCAATATCTAACGATTCCTTGGCCAGACAG ATTGATGCTCGCTATTCAGATTTACATCACCGGCGATCAGGAATCAGTTCGAGAATTGAGACAGGGACTTGTCCGTCGTTCACTGCTGATGTTGGTGCTCTTGCTACGTTCGATATCACCAGCTGTGCGTCGCCGCTATCCAACTCTTCAGAGTCTCGTTCTAGATG GTGTTATGACTCGAAAAGAGAAGCAATCTTTCGAATCGATTGCTCCAGTTGTCAATTTGTTTTGGGTACCTGCTACTTGGTTTGCCGCAGCACTCCAGAACGCTGTCAGCGATGGAACTCTGACCAACGAATCCGGCACAAAACTCATCATGGAA gaatttttagaATTTCGTGCCAACTGCGGTGCCCTTTGGAGCTATAACTGGGTTAGCATCCCAATGATCTATACTCAA GTGTGTACGTTATCCACGTATTCCTACTTCATTGCGTGTCTCGTGGCCCGTCAATATACGGGTCCTAGTTATCAGTCACTCCAGGATATCGACATTGTTCTGCCTATCGGTACAGCCATGGAACTAGTTTGCTACGTTGGACTGCTCAAAGTGGCCGAACAGATAAAAAACCCTTTTGGCGATTCTGATGAAGACTTTGACCTCAACTTTCTCATCACCCGACATCTTCGA ACGGTTCATCTAGGACTGGGTTACGTGGACGTGACTTGTCCATCATTGACGGCCGCTAATTCCGGACAAGCGGCATCCAATGGAGCCGATGACATTTTACAGTTGATACCTGGCCAGTTGCTGCAAAACGAACAGCACGCATCGAAACTTATGAATCACTGA
- the LOC130689230 gene encoding uncharacterized protein LOC130689230, with protein sequence MDKIIQQKDDQIMKLQAQLLEQHKILDNSNAKDAQILSLQAQVGEKNKLERNSFQTVKEVFPNSSLTEHEDELALGEHSQLFSLPPDSVLKLNSVSAALKELLVISPCNEGSEQLWDRIWAENGCGTETQK encoded by the exons atggataagataatacaacaaaaggatg atcaaattatgaagctgcaggcccaattattggaacaacacaaaatattagataacagcaatgctaaggatg ctcaaattttgagtctacaagctcaggtaggggaaaagaacaaattggaacggaacagtttccaaacagtgaaggaggtttttccaaactcatccctaactgaacatgaggatgaattggcattaggtgaacacagtcag ttattcagtctaccacctgacagtgtgttaaagttaaattctgttagtgctgcactaaaagaattgttagtaataagtccatgcaacgaaggaagtgaacaattgtgggaccgtatttgggctgaaaatgggtgtggtacggaaacccagaaatag
- the LOC130689197 gene encoding 4-aminobutyrate aminotransferase, mitochondrial-like produces MALSRLNTFTTKSSLFRQQLPQNVKCLSNLILGEPSGPSVKTPIPGPKSKEMIAELNNIQFANTVIYFTDYNKSIGNYIVDVDGNVLLDVYTQISSLPLGYNHPDMLKVLQDPDNQRTFINRPSLGLFPGQGWPQKLTSSLMAVAPKGHTQVTTMACGSCSNENAYKAAFMWYRNKQRGGAPITEEENNSCMMNVGPGSTPFTIMSFKGSFHGRTIGVLSTTHSKAIHKLDIPALDWPIASFPRYKYPLEDHIEENKAEDRKCLAEVEEQFEKYNKAGKFVAGVVIEPIQAEGGDNHASPEFFQELQRITKKNGAALIVDEVQTGGGASGKYWCHEHFHLPEPADFVTFSKKMLTGGYYSLPEFRPQQGYRIFNTWMGDPSKVLLLDKVVEVIKRDNLLSVVQASGKKLMDGLMDMSKRYPQHLKNVRGIGTFCAFDSSSVEKRDEIVAKLKEKGVQSGGCGDLSLRIRPALVFQPYHADIFLHQLEKVLKKIKTA; encoded by the exons ATGGCACTCAGCAGGTTAAACACTTTTACCACCAAATCTAGTCTTTTCAGGCAACAGCTGCCACAGAATGTGAAATGTCTGTCAAACCTTATACTCGGGGAGCCTTCTGGCCCCAGTGTCAAAACACCCATTCCAGGCCCAAAGTCCAAAGAGATGATTGCCGAATTGAACAACATTCAGTTTGCCAACACAGTCATCTACTTCACCGACTACAACAAAAGCATAGGCAACTACATTGTTGATGTTGATGGCAATGTGTTGCTGGATGTCTACACTCAAATCTCATCTTTGCCATTGGGCTACAATCATCCTGATATGCTCAAAGTCCTGCAAGATCCAGACAATCAGAGGACTTTCATCAACAGGCCATCACTAGGTCTGTTTCCAGGACAAGGCTGGCCGCAAAAGCTAACAAGTAGTCTGATGGCAGTTGCTCCTAAGGGACATACTCAG GTTACAACAATGGCATGTGGGTCTTGCTCGAATGAAAACGCCTACAAAGCCGCGTTCATGTGGTATAGAAACAAACAACGTGGCGGAGCACCTATtaccgaagaagaaaacaatagctGCATGATGAACGTCGGACCTGGCTCAACGCCGTTTACCATAATGTCGTTTAAGG GTAGTTTCCATGGCCGAACCATCGGTGTACTTTCTACCACTCATTCGAAGGCGATTCATAAGCTGGATATCCCCGCTTTGGATTGGCCAATTGCCAGTTTTCCGCGTTACAAATATCCACTTGAAGATCACATAGAAGAGAATAAAGCCGAAGATCGCAAGTGCTTGGCGGAAGTCGAAGAGCAATTCGAAAAGTACAACAAGGCTGGAAAGTTCGTTGCTGGCGTCGTCATCGAACCCATTCAAGCCGAGGGTGGAGATAACCACGCATCACCGGAATTCTTCCAAGAGCTCCAGCGCATCACCAAAAAG AATGGCGCAGCACTCATCGTTGACGAGGTTCAGACTGGTGGTGGAGCTAGCGGAAAATACTGGTGCCATGAACACTTCCACTTGCCTGAACCGGCAGATTTCGTCACATTCAGCAAAAAGATGCTCACTGGAGGATACTACAGTTTACCCGaattcag GCCTCAGCAGGGGTACAGGATTTTCAACACATGGATGGGTGATCCGTCCAAAGTGCTCTTGTTGGACAAAGTCGTTGAAGTTATCAAGCGTGACAACCTATTGAGCGTCGTTCAAGCATCTG GTAAAAAACTAATGGATGGTCTAATGGACATGTCGAAACGTTATCCTCAACATCTGAAGAACGTGCGAGGCATCGGCACTTTCTGCGCTTTTGATTCCAGCAGCGTCGAGAAGCGTGACGAAATTGTAGccaaattgaaagaaaagg GTGTTCAGTCCGGTGGATGTGGCGATCTGTCGCTGCGCATACGGCCAGCTCTTGTGTTCCAGCCATATCACGCCGATATCTTCCTCCATCAGCTAGAGAAGgttttgaagaaaatcaaaactgCCTAA
- the LOC130689195 gene encoding rab11 family-interacting protein 4-like isoform X1 produces MEAQLCELQHQLNNHKNNDVDMVHQQLLRRVFQMCDVQRRGHISIDDLLELGQSYLGQDTKDLADALRSLDPLGDGTLTFDEFCRGVGSIIQQSPAEGATSRDLTSSSSSSSPTKRSRTLIDWSELTMPLATDAGDHSTATEAAHLIVNDEDILLASVDGSAAGKRRNSSSDDVDSGYSKSSTPTDSAPTTGSVSGCSSMSEREISFEGYGEADHSIENGAPSDADANPVAPMIGSRASWMNGMLRNSLRRSDYNSHGDGAFSRRYGSLRLPSKRGVGLAAGSNALASQLYSKNVNNTSSRSSNGGDNEDFCSDASLEDDVVDLGHKVQILQQQITALADTQFSSDDRYSRSKQENAALTARLQMLEESLRDVELRAAQQLTEEQRRNKELIVRVEREKQLEIENCTIKLQAAEREVELTREECARLRGQTERLRGERSALQQRLCEAETSLLEGQEELRRMGDLVKRERETWALENANGKQLAAELSREVDLLRTAQQHNQHYNDSGEVTPSAARVRELENEIKALKQQNSSLREANDELQAQLFSRGLEEGRTLLSEHLTCNSLAAEFEVMSQDDIRTALREQQEVNAQLRSYIEGILLTIVENQPSLLERKPPQ; encoded by the exons ATGGAGGCTCAGCTGTGCgagctccagcaccagctcaaTAATCACAAGAATAACGACGTCGATATGGTTCATCAGCAATTGCTACGTCGCGTCTTTCAAATGTGCGACGTCCAACGCAGAGGTCACATCTCAATTGATGATCTACTCGAACTCGGACAATCTTATCTCGGACAGGATACTAAG GACTTGGCGGATGCTCTACGCTCCCTAGATCCGCTTGGTGATGGCACGCTGACATTCGATGAATTCTGCAGAGGCGTCGGATCCATCATACAGCAATCACCTGCag AAGGCGCAACCTCACGAGACCTGACatcatcctcttcttcctcctctccaacg AAACGGAGCCGGACGCTGATCGATTGGAGCGAATTGACCATGCCATTGGCGACGGACGCGGGCGACCATTCGACGGCGACAGAAGCGGCTCATCTCATTGTCAACGACGAAGACATCCTGCTGGCCTCGGTCGACGGAAGCGCGGCCGGCAAGAGACGGAATTCCTCCTCGGACGACGTCGATTCCGGTTACAGCAAGAGCAGCACCCCGACAGACTCTGCGCCGACGACGGGCAGCGTTAG TGGCTGTTCCAGCATGTCTGAGAGGGAAATCAGCTTCGAAGGCTACGGCGAGGCGGACCATTCGATCGAGAACGGTGCGCCTAGCGACGCCGACGCCAA TCCAGTAGCTCCGATGATTGGGAGCCGGGCCAGCTGGATGAATGGAATGCTGCGGAACAGTTTGCGGCGATCCGATTACAACAG TCATGGCGATGGCGCTTTCAGTCGACGCTACGGATCTTTACGCCT TCCCAGTAAACGAGGCGTTGGTCTAGCAGCCGGTTCGAACGCCCTGGCGAGTCAATTGTATAGCAAGAACGTCAACAACACGTCGAGTCGCAGCTCCAACGGCGGCGACAACGAAGATTTCTGCTCGGACGCCAGTCTCGAAGACGACGTCGTCGATCTCGGCCACAAG GTTCAAATTCTACAGCAGCAAATTACCGCCCTGGCCGACACGCAGTTCAGCAGCGATGACCGATACAGCCGCAGCAAGCAGGAGAACGCCGCCCTCACCGCTAG gttgcagatgcTGGAGGAGAGCTTGCGCGACGTCGAACTGCGAGCCGCCCAGCAACTCACAGAAGAGCAACGACGGAACAAGGAACTGATCGTGCGCGTCGAGCGTGAGAAGCAGCTGGAAATCGAGAACTGCACCATCAa GTTGCAAGCGGCCGAAAGAGAAGTGGAGCTAACTCGGGAAGAGTGCGCCAGACTGCGCGGGCAGACGGAGCGATTGCGCGGCGAGCGCTCTGCCCTCCAGCAGCGGCTCTGCGAAGCGGAAACGAGTCTGCTGGAAGGGCAGGAAGAGCTGAGACGAATGGGCGATTTGGTGAAACGCGAGCGCGAGACATGGGCCCTGGAGAACGCAAATGGCAAGCAACTGGCGGCCGAGCTTTCGCGTGAGGTCGACTTGCTTCGCACCGCCCAACAACACAACCAGCACTACAACGACAGTGGCGAAGTGACACCCAGTGCTGCCCGTGTCCGCGAACTGGAGAACGAAATCAAAGCGCTCAAACAGCAGAACAGCA GTCTTCGCGAAGCGAACGACGAACTTCAGGCGCAACTTTTCTCGCGCGGATTGGAAGAAGGCCGGACGTTGTTGAGTGAACATTTAACTTGCAACAGCCTGGCGGCTGAGTTCGAAGTCATGAGTCAAGATGAT ATCCGGACGGCTCTGCGCGAACAGCAGGAAGTCAACGCCCAGCTGCGCTCCTACATTGAAGGCATCCTCTTGACGATCGTCGAGAACCAGCCGTCTCTTCTCGAGCGGAAACCCCCGCAGTGA
- the LOC130689221 gene encoding uncharacterized protein LOC130689221, with translation MASGYRALLQSLDETEKDVKRGLGRSVQIRKPKRSCCCCRSNAVMWTCIATFVLTGLVISVGLPILLTVPVESSWHWKHWMARLWSQVGTNSSSSIISQGQHVLASGRDNGTASSAIPSAMPETDAIGNATASATFVRETIAQFRQMMEWTASQYDNTPKVPLIIGLSALLLVILTIVWLVVYRKIRRRQRRRTIGKLVTDLQSGKTLLNSDDSEED, from the exons atgGCGAGCGGTTACAGAGCTCTGTTGCAGAGTTTAGACGAAACGGAGAAAGATGTGAAGCGTGGCCTGGGTCGTTCTGTTCAAATTAGGAAGCCGAAGAGATCGTGCTGCTGTTGCAGGTCAAACGCCGTCATGTGGACGTGCATCGCTACGTTCGTACTCACCGGACTGGTCATCAGCGTCGGATTACCCATCCTGTTGACGGTTCCGGTCGAATCCAGCTGGCATTGGAAGCATTGGATGGCTCGTCTCTGGAGCCAAGTCGGCACTAATTCTTCCTCCAGCATCATCAGCCAAGGGCAACATGTTTTGGCT aGCGGACGTGACAACGGAACTGCCTCGTCTGCCATCCCTTCCGCTATGCCGGAAACGGACGCTATTGGCAACGCCACCGCATCGGCCACATTCGTCAGAGAGACCATCGCTCAATTCCGCCAGATGATGGAGTGGACGGCAAGT CAGTACGACAATACGCCCAAAGTTCCGCTAATTATCGGCTTGTCCGCCTTGCTACTTGTCATCCTCACCATCGTCTGGCTCGTCGTCTACAGGAAGATCCGGCGTCGTCAGAGGCGTCGCACTATCGGG AAGCTGGTGACAGATCTACAATCTGGAAAGACTTTACTCAATTCGGATGACAGCGAAGAAGATTAG